GGATCCGCGTCTCCCTGCCAAAGCAGGTCCGCGGGAGAGGAAGCCGGAGATGCGATTTACCATCGAGACGGACCGCAAGGCGGATGGGCGCTGGATCGCCGAGATCCTCGACCTCCCGGGAGTAATCGTATACGGGGACACGCGCGAGGAGGCCGTGGCGCGCGTTCAGGCGCTTGCCCTGCACGTGGTCGCTGACCGGATCGAGCACGGCGAGAGACCGACCGGGACGGTCGACATCTCGTTCAGCGCTGCTGCGTGAGCGAGTGGCCGGTGACGCAAGACGCCCTGACCTGTAACCGCGGGCGAGCGGGACCACGTGTCCGCTCGCCCGCGGCGCTTTCGGCCGGGTCAGCGCCCGCGGAAGAAGCCGGAGACGCCGATCCCGTCCGGCCCCTCGCCCGCGGGGAGCGTCCGCAGGAGGGTGCTGCTCTCCAGGTCGACGACGGCGATCCCGGATGCCCCGTTGAGGGGGAGGTAGGCGGTCTTCCCGTCCGGCGAGACGCGGGCGCCGCCCGGTCCCCCGGGAATGGGCACCACCGTCTCCTCGCGCGTCGCCACGTCGAAGATGCGCAGGCGGTCCTGCATCGGCGCGGGGACCAGCGCGCGGCGGCCGTCCGGGGTGATGGCGACGCGGTACGGGTGCCCCGGCGTGGGCAGGGTCGCGACCACGTCGCCGCTCCGCAGGTCGAACACGGAGACGGTCCCCGCGGCAAGGCTGCTC
This genomic window from Longimicrobiaceae bacterium contains:
- a CDS encoding type II toxin-antitoxin system HicB family antitoxin, translating into MRFTIETDRKADGRWIAEILDLPGVIVYGDTREEAVARVQALALHVVADRIEHGERPTGTVDISFSAAA